One Enterobacter asburiae genomic window, CTGTCGTTGGCCCAAAATCGGGTGCGTGGCGCGGCTGTTGCTGTTCCTGATAATGGCTAATCGCACGCTCAACCAGCGCCACCGCTTCGTCGATATCAAACGGTTTGGGCAGGTAATCGAACGCCCCTTGCTGATAGGCGCTTACTGCAGCATCCAGATCGGAGTGCGCGGTCATTATGATGACCGGGAGCATAGGGTGGCGTTGTTTGATCTGCTTTAACAGCGCCAGCCCGTCCATGCCCGGCATACGAATATCCGAAAGCAGAACATCTGGCGTTTTGGTGGTGAGTGCGTCGAGCACTTCGCTGCCGCTCTCAAACGTCGTGCAGCTTAATCCCGCCCCTGTGAGCGCGCGTTCAAGCACCCAACGGATGGAGCTATCGTCATCGACTACCCAGACTATCCCTCGTTGCATAAACGTCACCTTTATTTTTTAATCGGCAGGAAAACCGAAAACTCGGTATGTCCCGGCCAACTGGTAAATTCAATTTTCCCGGAGTGTTGATCGATCAAACTGCGGGCAATGGATAAGCCCAGGCCGGTACCGCCTTCGCGACCGCTTACCATCGGGTAGAACAGGGTATCCTGCAGATGCGATGGAATGCCGGGCCCGTTATCCTCAACGTCAATTCGGGCCGCCAGCCGGTAGCGCACGCCGTGTAACGTGAGCTGGAAGGCGGTGCGGGTGCGTAAAATAATCTCGCCCCCTTCAGGTCCCAGCGCCTGCAGGGCATTACGCACAATATTCAACAGGACCTGCTCAATCTGGTCCGGGTCATGGGCCAGTTCCGGCAGGCTTGGGTCGTAATCACGTACCAGCGTGACGTTCTCCGGCAGCTCCATTGAGACGAGCTTCACCACCCGTTCAGCCACTTTATGGATGCTTTCAGTGACGTGCATTCCCGGCTGCTGTGGCCCAAGAAGACGGTCTACCAGATTCCGCAGACGGTCCGCCTGCTCAATGATGACGTTGGTATACTCCGCCAGCGCGGGGTCGGGCAGCGCCTTGGTCAGAAGCTGCGCCGCGCCGCGTAATCCACCCAGCGGGTTTTTGATTTCATGCGCCAGACCGCGCACCAGGTCACGGGCGGCAATTTGCTGCGCATGCTGAAGCTGTTCCTGGCTCAGTCGACGCTGGTTATCCATCGGCGCCATTTCCAGCAGGATCATCCCATCGGGAAGACGCTGCGCGGTCAGCGACAGAATGTGCGAGCGCCCGTCGATCACCAGCGTCACTTCGTTATCGGTAAACCCCTGGCCAGCCTGCAAACTTTCCTGCATCAGGCCAATATTCAGCGAAAAATAGCTCAGGAGTTCAGGAAGCGGGGTGCCGAACAGTTTACGTGCGCTTTGGGCGAGCAGCTGCTGCGCCGCCGGGTTGGCGTAATGAACGGCCAGCTCGTCATCGACCAGCAAAATGCTGTTAATCAAAGAATTGAGGATCTGCCCAGCATCGGGCAGCGTGCCAGTTGCCATTCAGCAGTCTCCTGGAGTTGTTGCACTGTTTTAGTGCAGTATAGCGTTTTCGGCGTAAAAAGCGCGTGAGATCAGGTTGTTGGTGGAGAAAAAAGCCCATCCGGAGATGGGCTAAAAGTTTCCACGGCAACTACCCCCGGCGCTTATCACGCCGGGTAAAACAACTTTATTAAACGCTGTAGTACAGCTCGAACTCAACCGGATGCGGAGTCATACGTACACGGTCGTTCTCTTCAATACGCAGAGCGATGTAAGCGTCGATCGCTTCATCAGTAAACACACCGCCCGCAGTCAGGAACTCACGGTCTGCGTCCAGCGCCTGCAGGGCTTCTTCCAGAGAACCAGCAACCTGTGGGATCTCTTTAGCTTCTTCTGGCGGCAGGTCGTACAGGTTTTTGTCCATCGCTTCGCCCGGGTGGATCTTGTTCTTGATACCGTCCAGACCGGCCATCAGCAGTGCTGCGAAGCACAGGTATGGGTTAGCCGCTGGATCCGGGAAGCGCACTTCGATACGACGTGCTTTAGGAGAAGCCACCACCGGGATACGGATAGAAGCAGAACGGTTACGTGCAGAGTAGGCCAGCATCACTGGCGCTTCGTAGCCCGGGACCAGACGCTTGTAGGAGTTAGTGGTTGGGTTTGCCAGGGCGTTGATCGCTTTAGCGTGCTTGATAACACCACCGATGTAGTGCAGCGCCTGCTCGGACAGACCGGCATATTTGTCGCCAGAGAACAGGTTGGTCCCGTTCTTGGACAGAGACATGTGGCAGTGCATACCGGAACCGTTATCGCCAAACATTGGTTTTGGCATGAAGGTCGCGGTTTTACCGAAACGGTGCGCAACGTTGTGCACAACGTATTTGTAGATCTGAATCTCATCCGCTTTCTTGGTCATGGTGTTGAAGCGGGTAGCGATTTCGTTCTGGCCAGCGGTCGCCACTTCGTGGTGGTGCGCTTCAACAACCAGGCCCATCTCTTCCATGATCAGACACATGGTAGAACGGATGTCCTGTGAAGAATCGACCGGAGGAACCGGGAAGTAACCGCCTTTCACGCCAGGACGGTGACCTTTGTTACCACCTTCGTATTTGGTGGAAGAGTTCCATGCGCCTTCGATGTCGTCGATAGCCACGTGGGAACCAGAAATTGAAGCGCCGAAACGGATGTCGTCAAACAGGAAGAACTCTGGCTCTGGCCCGAACAGAACGGTGTCCGCGATGCCGGTAGAACGCAGGTACTCTTCAGCACGTTTTGCGATAGAACGTGGGTCGCGGTCGTAGCCCTGCAGCGTGCCTGGCTCGAGGATGTCGCAACGGATGATCAGGGTTGGTTCTTCGAAGAACGGGTCAATGAGCGCAGTAGTCGCGTCCGGCATCAGAACCATGTCGGATTCGTTAATGCCTTTCCAGCCACCAATGGAGGAGCCGTCAAACATTTTGCCTTCTTCAAAGAATTCGGCGTTCACCTGATGAGCAGGGATTGTGACGTGCTGTTCTTTACCTTTGGTATCGGTGAAGCGCAGATCAACAAACTTCACTTCATGTTCGTTC contains:
- the glnL gene encoding nitrogen regulation protein NR(II), with the protein product MATGTLPDAGQILNSLINSILLVDDELAVHYANPAAQQLLAQSARKLFGTPLPELLSYFSLNIGLMQESLQAGQGFTDNEVTLVIDGRSHILSLTAQRLPDGMILLEMAPMDNQRRLSQEQLQHAQQIAARDLVRGLAHEIKNPLGGLRGAAQLLTKALPDPALAEYTNVIIEQADRLRNLVDRLLGPQQPGMHVTESIHKVAERVVKLVSMELPENVTLVRDYDPSLPELAHDPDQIEQVLLNIVRNALQALGPEGGEIILRTRTAFQLTLHGVRYRLAARIDVEDNGPGIPSHLQDTLFYPMVSGREGGTGLGLSIARSLIDQHSGKIEFTSWPGHTEFSVFLPIKK
- the glnA gene encoding glutamate--ammonia ligase, with amino-acid sequence MSAEHVLTMLNEHEVKFVDLRFTDTKGKEQHVTIPAHQVNAEFFEEGKMFDGSSIGGWKGINESDMVLMPDATTALIDPFFEEPTLIIRCDILEPGTLQGYDRDPRSIAKRAEEYLRSTGIADTVLFGPEPEFFLFDDIRFGASISGSHVAIDDIEGAWNSSTKYEGGNKGHRPGVKGGYFPVPPVDSSQDIRSTMCLIMEEMGLVVEAHHHEVATAGQNEIATRFNTMTKKADEIQIYKYVVHNVAHRFGKTATFMPKPMFGDNGSGMHCHMSLSKNGTNLFSGDKYAGLSEQALHYIGGVIKHAKAINALANPTTNSYKRLVPGYEAPVMLAYSARNRSASIRIPVVASPKARRIEVRFPDPAANPYLCFAALLMAGLDGIKNKIHPGEAMDKNLYDLPPEEAKEIPQVAGSLEEALQALDADREFLTAGGVFTDEAIDAYIALRIEENDRVRMTPHPVEFELYYSV